In one window of Dokdonia sp. PRO95 DNA:
- a CDS encoding polysaccharide biosynthesis/export family protein, with the protein MRYLIILLLLVIVASTASCVPLKDITYLRETERATDSIVSLQQQQPPYRVQVGDILSIRLKALDQQLVDFFNPSSNGGVSLDEGFYYDGFAIDTHGNIRVPELGEINVLGRTTDEIREIIEKRLLADYIKDEADLFVTVKLPGIRYTLVGEIGTSGTQNVLAEKVSILEAIANAGGVPLTGDLTDVLIIRQYPGGQRVHHVDLTKIDVMQSPYYYIQPNDIITVNPLPQKAIGIGTTGLQAFTTILGLVTTLASVILLATR; encoded by the coding sequence ATGAGATACCTGATCATACTGCTTTTACTCGTAATTGTCGCGAGTACAGCTTCTTGTGTGCCCCTTAAAGATATTACCTATTTGCGCGAGACAGAACGTGCAACTGATAGTATTGTATCTCTACAGCAACAGCAACCACCATATCGTGTGCAAGTAGGAGATATATTAAGCATTCGCTTGAAAGCATTGGATCAACAATTGGTTGACTTTTTTAATCCATCCAGCAATGGAGGAGTTTCACTAGACGAAGGCTTTTATTATGATGGTTTTGCTATAGATACTCACGGAAATATACGTGTTCCCGAACTAGGTGAAATTAACGTCTTGGGAAGAACCACGGACGAAATAAGGGAAATCATCGAAAAAAGACTACTAGCCGATTATATAAAAGACGAGGCAGATTTATTTGTGACTGTAAAACTACCAGGAATACGGTATACACTAGTAGGAGAGATAGGAACCTCTGGAACCCAAAATGTGCTTGCAGAAAAAGTCTCGATACTTGAGGCTATTGCAAACGCTGGAGGCGTACCTCTTACCGGTGACCTTACAGATGTACTGATTATAAGACAATATCCCGGAGGGCAGCGAGTACATCATGTGGACCTTACAAAGATTGATGTGATGCAGTCGCCTTATTATTACATACAACCTAATGATATTATTACGGTAAACCCGCTACCCCAAAAGGCAATTGGTATTGGTACTACGGGGCTTCAGGCATTTACTACCATATTAGGATTAGTAACAACACTAGCCTCTGTAATATTACTAGCAACCCGATAA
- a CDS encoding tyrosine-protein kinase translates to MEEEFDVQSSGGFFDFKGFLFRLLSFWWLFVISLAIAFSIAHYINVRKVPIYRETSMISIKDDQNQMFGGNTSLVFNWGGTTDKVQTSIIMLKSRTHAERVVQYLQYYINYQKQGKYTIEDVYGYTPFKLKLNDSFPQLYGKRITVVDQGDGSMRLTIPFNGGNAALFNYNTLKPSAIPAPATDFDQVFKLGDTIDTPFLKGQLIATDVYPTAGQEYFVSMGNFDGTAGRYRGMGVTQTPRGSSTLELSLVGTNKKRLIDYLNASVEVRTEEQLRQKNLFATKTIKYIDSSLKSSNVDLDKALNDLNSFQNKNSAITLSGGAEQISEELQAIDNEKDDLARQLVYYKQLEEYLRTRTDYTNVPAPSVTLISEGSITAGVSSIIQLALQRSNLAYTAKEGNPAFRDLDRRIDAEKAVLFENIRSSKSQINSQISSLNREIGQAERKLRQFPKEEQELAEIQRRFTISQEAYNLYTAKRSEAEIIKASNVSDILFIDKAKDVGRGPIGPNTQLNKVMAATFGIVIPLALVLIIFFLDTKVGTPEDVKKRSTIPVLGVIGKSKRSSGLVVRDYPRSAMAEAFRGLRSGLQFMYKKKGVVGAKTVLVTSSVSGEGKTFTSMNLASVFALSEKKTVLVGLDLRKPKIFDDFELENDKGVVNYLIGDATLDEVKQPSGIDHLDVILSGPIPPNPSELIISDAMGDFINKLKEEYDYIVFDTPPLGLVSDAFELMPYVDASLYMVRQGYTKKDMLGLVTDKYEKGQIKHVSFVLNYFQQKRKYGYGYGSGSGYGYGYGYGTYNNGYHEEERRGGLLGKLGRLIRGRK, encoded by the coding sequence ATGGAAGAAGAATTTGACGTACAAAGCTCTGGTGGTTTCTTTGATTTTAAGGGATTCTTGTTTAGGCTCTTAAGTTTTTGGTGGTTATTTGTAATATCATTGGCTATTGCCTTCTCTATTGCGCACTACATAAATGTGCGTAAAGTGCCTATTTATAGAGAAACAAGTATGATCTCTATAAAAGACGATCAGAATCAAATGTTCGGAGGTAATACAAGTTTGGTTTTTAATTGGGGTGGTACTACAGATAAGGTACAAACAAGTATTATCATGCTTAAATCTAGAACTCATGCAGAGCGTGTTGTTCAATACCTACAATACTACATAAACTACCAGAAACAAGGTAAATACACCATTGAGGATGTGTATGGATACACGCCATTTAAATTAAAACTTAACGACTCATTCCCTCAACTGTATGGAAAAAGAATCACTGTAGTAGACCAAGGCGATGGTAGCATGAGACTTACTATACCTTTTAATGGAGGAAATGCTGCGCTTTTTAATTATAATACCCTTAAGCCATCTGCAATCCCTGCGCCAGCCACAGATTTTGATCAGGTTTTTAAGTTAGGAGATACAATTGATACACCGTTTTTAAAAGGACAATTAATCGCTACAGATGTGTATCCTACCGCCGGTCAGGAGTACTTTGTGAGTATGGGTAATTTTGATGGCACCGCAGGAAGATATCGTGGGATGGGAGTTACTCAAACTCCGCGAGGGAGTTCAACGCTAGAGTTGAGCCTTGTAGGGACTAATAAGAAGAGACTCATTGATTATCTAAATGCAAGTGTGGAGGTGCGTACAGAAGAGCAATTGCGCCAGAAGAATCTATTTGCTACAAAAACTATAAAGTATATCGATAGTAGTCTCAAGTCTAGTAATGTAGATTTAGACAAGGCGCTTAATGATCTTAATTCTTTTCAAAATAAAAATAGTGCCATTACCTTATCAGGAGGCGCAGAACAAATAAGTGAAGAGTTACAAGCTATAGATAACGAGAAAGATGATCTAGCTAGACAACTCGTTTATTATAAGCAACTAGAAGAATATCTAAGAACCCGTACAGATTATACCAATGTGCCAGCTCCATCCGTTACACTTATTAGTGAAGGAAGTATTACAGCTGGGGTGTCAAGTATTATCCAGCTTGCCTTACAACGTAGTAATCTTGCATATACCGCAAAGGAAGGCAACCCGGCTTTTAGAGACCTTGATAGACGTATCGATGCAGAGAAAGCAGTCTTGTTTGAAAATATAAGATCTAGCAAATCTCAGATCAATAGTCAGATTTCTAGTTTAAACAGAGAGATAGGTCAAGCCGAAAGGAAGTTAAGACAATTTCCGAAAGAAGAACAAGAACTTGCAGAGATACAACGCCGTTTCACCATAAGCCAAGAAGCTTATAATTTATATACCGCAAAGCGTAGCGAGGCGGAAATAATAAAAGCGTCAAATGTTTCAGATATCTTATTTATTGATAAAGCAAAGGATGTGGGTAGAGGCCCAATAGGTCCAAATACGCAACTCAATAAAGTGATGGCAGCCACTTTTGGAATTGTTATTCCTTTAGCCTTGGTACTAATTATCTTCTTTTTAGATACAAAAGTTGGCACGCCAGAAGATGTAAAGAAACGCTCAACTATTCCTGTACTTGGAGTGATAGGTAAAAGCAAGCGATCTTCGGGATTAGTGGTGCGTGATTATCCTCGATCTGCAATGGCAGAAGCTTTTAGAGGTTTGCGCTCTGGCCTACAGTTTATGTATAAGAAGAAAGGAGTTGTCGGGGCAAAAACTGTATTAGTGACCTCAAGTGTAAGTGGTGAGGGTAAAACATTTACCTCTATGAATCTTGCTTCCGTTTTCGCTTTAAGCGAAAAGAAAACAGTGCTAGTGGGACTAGATTTACGTAAGCCGAAGATATTTGATGATTTTGAGCTGGAGAATGATAAAGGAGTAGTTAACTACTTGATAGGAGATGCAACACTAGATGAAGTAAAACAGCCTTCTGGTATTGATCATCTAGACGTTATTCTTTCTGGACCTATCCCGCCTAATCCATCAGAGCTTATTATAAGTGACGCGATGGGAGATTTCATTAATAAGCTCAAAGAAGAGTATGACTATATCGTTTTTGATACACCTCCGTTAGGTCTTGTCTCTGATGCATTTGAATTAATGCCTTATGTGGATGCTTCTCTATATATGGTGCGTCAAGGTTATACTAAGAAGGACATGCTCGGTCTGGTTACAGATAAGTATGAAAAAGGACAAATAAAACATGTAAGCTTTGTACTCAACTATTTCCAACAGAAGCGTAAATACGGGTATGGCTATGGTTCAGGCTCTGGGTACGGCTATGGGTACGGCTACGGAACCTATAATAATGGGTACCATGAGGAGGAAAGAAGAGGAGGCTTATTAGGTAAGTTAGGAAGGCTGATAAGAGGTCGTAAGTAG
- a CDS encoding ABC transporter permease has product MKEDEDWLYEIKPKGRLIDLNLKEIWRYRDLLVLFVKRDIVTVYKQTVLGPLWYLIQPLFTSVVFTLVFNTFANINTGVVPPFLFNLAGVTLWNYFKECLSTSSTTFTANAGLFGKVYFPRFIVPASKVISGLFKYIIQLFIFFIFYLYFVFFKDASIAPSVYIWLLPICVLNMALLGLGVGMILSSLTTKYRDLTILVSFGINLLMYLSAVMYPIAEARKKSSDYSWLIEANPLAQTIELYRNLLLGSEYLNFNGLIISSVVAVVSLLMGLIVFNKTEKTFIDTV; this is encoded by the coding sequence ATGAAAGAGGACGAAGACTGGCTTTACGAGATTAAACCTAAGGGGAGGCTTATAGATTTGAATCTTAAGGAAATTTGGCGCTATAGAGATTTGCTTGTTCTTTTTGTAAAAAGAGATATTGTAACTGTTTATAAACAGACTGTTCTTGGACCTTTATGGTATCTCATACAGCCATTATTTACTAGTGTGGTTTTTACGCTTGTTTTCAACACATTTGCTAATATTAATACCGGTGTTGTTCCTCCATTTTTATTTAATCTTGCTGGAGTTACCTTGTGGAATTATTTCAAAGAATGTCTTAGTACGAGTAGCACTACTTTTACAGCAAACGCAGGACTATTTGGTAAGGTGTACTTCCCTAGGTTTATTGTTCCGGCTTCTAAGGTTATTTCAGGGCTTTTTAAGTACATCATACAGTTATTCATATTTTTTATTTTCTATTTGTATTTCGTCTTTTTTAAGGATGCTTCTATTGCTCCCTCAGTTTATATTTGGTTACTTCCTATTTGCGTTCTTAATATGGCATTATTAGGTTTAGGGGTGGGAATGATTTTGAGTTCTCTTACCACAAAATATAGGGACTTAACCATATTGGTTTCTTTTGGAATCAATTTGTTGATGTATTTGAGTGCAGTAATGTATCCGATAGCAGAGGCTAGAAAGAAGAGCTCTGACTATTCATGGCTTATTGAAGCAAACCCGCTCGCACAAACTATTGAGTTGTATAGGAACCTTTTGTTAGGCAGTGAATACTTAAATTTTAATGGACTTATTATAAGTAGTGTTGTTGCAGTAGTATCTCTTTTAATGGGATTAATTGTTTTTAATAAAACAGAAAAAACCTTTATAGATACTGTCTAA
- a CDS encoding polysaccharide pyruvyl transferase family protein — translation MRNSIRLYWWSEIHIQKKKKENYGDLLGKYLVEKISRKSVKWVRANKFHLKNLWKPLYVTIGSVLEHIGPRCTVWGSGINHRDSVISNATFLAVRGPLSRKRLLSMGYSCPEVYGDPALLLPLFFENTFAKKTKIGVIPHINDYVAVAQMFANIPEVKVIDFRTNDIESTTKEILSCERIIASSLHGVIVAHAYQIPAVQVIFSNKIFGDGVKYHDYFMSVGLDPYRALTVDTPEDVNHWISFVENHKNALPDIGLIESLQKKLLEVCPFKALNQ, via the coding sequence ATGAGAAATTCAATACGACTATATTGGTGGAGTGAGATACATATCCAAAAGAAGAAAAAAGAGAACTATGGAGACCTCTTAGGGAAATACCTTGTAGAAAAGATCTCAAGAAAATCGGTTAAGTGGGTACGCGCAAATAAATTTCATCTTAAAAATTTATGGAAACCTTTATATGTAACCATTGGAAGTGTTTTAGAGCATATAGGTCCACGTTGTACTGTTTGGGGTAGTGGTATAAACCATAGAGATTCTGTGATTTCTAATGCCACTTTTCTAGCAGTGAGAGGCCCGCTTTCGCGAAAGCGATTACTTAGCATGGGCTATTCATGTCCTGAAGTGTATGGTGATCCAGCGCTATTATTGCCACTTTTCTTTGAGAATACATTTGCTAAAAAAACAAAAATTGGAGTGATACCTCACATCAATGATTATGTAGCTGTAGCACAAATGTTTGCTAATATTCCAGAGGTGAAGGTTATAGATTTTAGAACAAATGACATAGAGTCTACAACTAAAGAAATTCTCTCTTGTGAGCGTATTATAGCATCATCGTTACACGGTGTAATTGTAGCGCACGCTTATCAAATACCTGCCGTTCAAGTAATTTTTTCAAATAAAATTTTTGGAGATGGGGTGAAATATCATGACTATTTTATGTCTGTAGGTTTAGATCCTTACAGAGCATTGACAGTAGATACACCAGAAGATGTAAATCATTGGATTTCTTTTGTTGAAAATCATAAAAATGCACTTCCAGATATAGGGCTCATAGAAAGTTTACAAAAGAAACTTCTTGAGGTATGTCCTTTTAAAGCATTAAATCAATGA
- a CDS encoding ABC transporter ATP-binding protein — MNDIILKAQNISKQYRLGVVGTGTLGHDINRFWAKLRGKDDPYLQIGAVNDRSASASSDYVWALKDINFEVKRGEILGIIGKNGAGKSTLLKLLSRVTSPTTGSIKTKGRIASLLEVGTGMHPELTGRENIFLNGAILGMTKIEITAKIDEIVDFSGCQMYIDTPVKRYSSGMRVRLGFAVAAFLEPDILVVDEVLAVGDAEFQKKAIGKMQDISQTGGRTVLIVSHNMGSIQQLCDRCIVLKNGEISFDGTTKDGIEMYLTENADDNTSNSTDNFIINQNDDEFRLDSFNIYQKESPEGLYYTNLPITIEIKFELFKSLIGCRVGYDFIDVKTNSLLFRSYHDDANTEIKELEKGEFVCKSVISSNLLKEGSYFIKLAIGVHNKRWIIYNDGLGKNIDVKNLEGINAVYMEDRPGLIMPSLNWETIKK, encoded by the coding sequence ATGAACGATATAATATTAAAGGCACAAAATATATCAAAACAATATCGCTTAGGTGTTGTAGGAACTGGAACTTTGGGTCATGACATTAATCGATTTTGGGCAAAGTTAAGGGGGAAAGATGACCCGTACTTACAGATAGGAGCTGTAAATGACCGAAGTGCTAGTGCTAGTTCTGATTATGTGTGGGCATTAAAGGATATTAATTTTGAAGTTAAGAGAGGAGAAATTCTCGGTATTATTGGAAAAAATGGCGCAGGAAAATCAACGTTACTAAAGTTATTATCCAGAGTAACCAGCCCAACTACAGGCAGTATAAAGACTAAAGGTAGAATTGCGAGCTTACTAGAAGTAGGTACTGGGATGCATCCAGAACTAACGGGACGAGAAAATATCTTTTTAAACGGGGCTATTTTGGGAATGACCAAAATTGAAATTACTGCTAAGATTGATGAGATTGTGGACTTTTCAGGCTGTCAAATGTACATTGATACTCCTGTAAAGCGTTATTCAAGTGGTATGCGTGTGCGATTAGGCTTTGCGGTAGCGGCATTCTTAGAGCCAGATATTCTTGTGGTAGATGAGGTACTGGCCGTAGGAGATGCTGAGTTCCAGAAAAAGGCTATAGGTAAGATGCAGGATATATCTCAAACTGGTGGGAGAACAGTACTTATAGTGAGCCATAATATGGGTAGCATACAACAGTTGTGCGATCGTTGTATCGTACTTAAAAATGGCGAAATTAGTTTTGATGGTACTACAAAGGATGGTATCGAAATGTACTTAACAGAAAATGCAGATGATAATACGAGCAATTCTACAGATAACTTTATTATAAACCAGAATGATGATGAATTCAGGTTAGATTCATTTAATATTTATCAAAAAGAATCTCCTGAAGGATTGTATTATACAAATCTGCCAATAACGATTGAGATTAAATTTGAGTTGTTTAAAAGTTTAATAGGTTGTAGGGTGGGGTATGACTTTATCGATGTGAAAACTAACAGTTTACTATTTAGGAGTTATCATGATGATGCGAATACTGAGATAAAAGAGCTAGAAAAAGGAGAGTTTGTATGTAAAAGTGTAATCTCCTCAAACTTACTTAAGGAGGGCTCTTATTTTATCAAGCTGGCCATTGGTGTTCACAACAAAAGGTGGATCATTTATAATGACGGTTTAGGTAAAAATATTGACGTTAAAAATTTAGAAGGAATAAATGCAGTTTACATGGAGGATCGTCCAGGTTTAATAATGCCCTCATTAAATTGGGAGACGATTAAAAAATGA
- a CDS encoding FkbM family methyltransferase, whose translation MKNYIYKIDLKRHTITLGQKDKEWSDLFNGQSSFVYELNNSVNITLYRDSVLSRSMYRGFEIEEISYLEYLLNEGDIFIDIGANVGLFSLFASPKVGATGRVISFEPTPITYNRLIENISLNDFKNIEARQLALSDKEGDMDFFISNNGHDAWNSLASSSDNKLQQSIKVSVSTLDKELERVDKSNIRLVKIDVEGWEKFTLLGGLNFLENFSPILMVEFTEQNTFNAGYMVQDVYKMIEELGYKWYRLENGGLVRDVMRLRYPYENLIAKK comes from the coding sequence TTGAAAAACTATATTTATAAAATTGATTTGAAGAGACATACAATTACTCTTGGACAAAAGGACAAAGAATGGAGTGACTTGTTTAATGGGCAGAGTTCTTTTGTCTATGAATTAAATAATTCTGTAAACATAACCCTATACAGAGACAGTGTTTTATCGCGGTCTATGTACAGAGGGTTTGAAATAGAAGAGATATCTTACTTAGAATATCTTTTGAATGAGGGAGATATTTTTATTGATATTGGGGCAAATGTTGGGTTGTTTTCTCTTTTTGCTTCACCAAAAGTTGGAGCTACTGGGAGGGTAATTAGTTTTGAACCTACACCAATTACCTACAATAGGCTAATCGAAAACATTTCTCTAAATGATTTTAAGAATATAGAAGCTAGACAACTAGCACTTTCTGATAAGGAAGGCGATATGGATTTCTTTATATCTAATAATGGTCATGATGCTTGGAATTCTCTTGCATCTAGTAGCGATAATAAATTACAACAATCCATCAAAGTTTCTGTGAGTACATTAGATAAAGAACTAGAAAGAGTAGATAAGAGTAATATACGTTTAGTCAAAATTGATGTTGAGGGTTGGGAGAAGTTTACATTGCTAGGAGGGTTAAATTTTTTGGAGAATTTTTCACCAATTTTGATGGTTGAATTTACAGAGCAAAATACCTTTAATGCAGGTTACATGGTTCAAGATGTGTACAAGATGATTGAAGAATTAGGGTATAAGTGGTATAGGCTGGAGAATGGTGGATTAGTTCGAGATGTTATGAGATTAAGATATCCTTATGAAAACTTGATTGCAAAAAAATAG
- a CDS encoding glycosyltransferase family 2 protein has protein sequence MILSIVTVNMNDVLGLEKTITSVQKQSFEDFEHIIIDGNSDDGSKELINKTQENYSYWISEPDKGIYDAMNKGIKAANGEYILFLNSGDDFFYDDALQDAAVYLNKYDFVYANINVKTRSGQYIKKCPDKLTFSYLYKNVPPHQSTFIRLDLFKKIGLYDTSLSIVADWKFFIIAISKYNATYFYLDKIFTNFYHGGISSISENANLIEIERNEVLESEFSVFVDDMKYRFQLERIIRNLRKSNKIKLLQYLGVLSRF, from the coding sequence ATGATTTTGAGTATTGTCACTGTTAATATGAATGATGTGTTAGGGTTAGAAAAGACTATCACTAGTGTTCAGAAACAATCTTTTGAAGATTTTGAACATATTATTATCGATGGTAATAGTGACGATGGAAGTAAAGAGCTTATTAACAAAACACAAGAAAATTACAGTTATTGGATAAGTGAACCCGATAAAGGGATTTATGATGCCATGAATAAAGGAATAAAAGCTGCTAATGGAGAATATATTCTTTTTTTAAATAGCGGAGATGATTTTTTTTATGACGACGCCTTACAAGATGCAGCAGTTTATCTTAATAAGTATGATTTTGTGTATGCTAATATTAATGTAAAGACTCGTAGCGGGCAATACATAAAGAAATGTCCAGATAAATTGACATTTAGTTATTTATATAAAAATGTTCCGCCACATCAGTCTACATTCATTCGGCTTGATCTTTTTAAAAAAATAGGACTTTATGATACCTCTCTTTCGATTGTTGCTGATTGGAAGTTTTTTATAATAGCTATTAGTAAATACAACGCTACGTATTTTTACCTCGATAAGATCTTTACTAATTTTTATCATGGGGGAATCAGTTCTATTTCAGAAAATGCGAATCTAATTGAAATTGAACGAAATGAAGTTTTAGAATCAGAATTTTCGGTATTTGTAGATGATATGAAATATAGATTTCAACTAGAACGAATTATTAGGAATTTACGTAAATCAAATAAGATTAAATTATTACAATATTTAGGAGTTTTAAGTAGGTTTTAA
- a CDS encoding CatB-related O-acetyltransferase, protein MKKTLDALAQNSEATESILYIYCDGPKANCNENLLANINEVRAIADTESRFEKVEVIKREGNYGLAENIRDGVSTVVNLYDNVIVLEDDIVVSKGFLKYMNNALDLYKYDERIMHISGYMYPHSEELPETFFYNVTLCWGWATWNRAWFHFNNDAIHLWQTIESNELWRAFEKFGGERLRSQLADNITGKLNTWFVKWHASVLLNGGYTLFPSKSLVQNIGFDNSGIHTGDQNDYFHAQLAKAIEVEKIELSQNSSGEKAIRSFYQNLNSASQTRLSKSKIKKTFKLFLISVIPSFKKLFEDSVDFIKIRSHLGYNVKLTPKTVLIDSLIGSYTYVSQNATFKNTIVGKFCSIGPNLISGWGVHPTMGISTHPMFYSLNKQNGITLSTENKYRESKLITIGNDVFIGMNVLILDGVTVGHGAIIGAGTVVSKDVPPFAIVVGNPMRIVRYRHSDDTIEALLKINWWDFPPEKLNEVEKYFFDLENFINNNLSE, encoded by the coding sequence ATGAAGAAGACATTAGATGCATTGGCTCAAAATAGTGAGGCAACCGAAAGTATACTTTATATCTATTGTGATGGTCCTAAGGCTAATTGTAATGAGAATTTATTAGCGAATATAAATGAGGTTAGAGCGATTGCAGATACAGAGTCTAGATTTGAAAAAGTCGAAGTTATCAAACGAGAGGGGAACTATGGACTTGCAGAAAATATTAGAGATGGCGTATCAACAGTTGTAAATCTTTATGATAATGTAATTGTTCTTGAAGATGATATTGTAGTATCAAAAGGTTTTTTGAAGTATATGAATAACGCTCTAGATTTATATAAATATGATGAGCGGATAATGCATATTTCTGGATATATGTATCCTCATAGTGAAGAACTACCAGAAACTTTTTTTTATAATGTGACTTTATGTTGGGGATGGGCTACTTGGAATCGCGCATGGTTCCATTTTAATAATGATGCTATCCATCTTTGGCAAACAATTGAATCTAATGAGCTTTGGAGAGCTTTTGAAAAGTTTGGCGGAGAGCGTTTAAGATCGCAATTAGCTGATAATATAACAGGAAAATTAAACACTTGGTTTGTTAAATGGCATGCCTCTGTATTGTTAAATGGTGGTTATACTTTATTCCCCTCAAAATCACTTGTTCAGAATATTGGATTCGATAATTCTGGAATTCATACTGGGGACCAAAATGATTACTTTCATGCTCAATTAGCTAAAGCAATAGAAGTAGAAAAGATTGAGTTAAGTCAAAATAGTTCTGGAGAAAAAGCAATCAGGAGTTTTTATCAAAACTTAAACAGCGCCTCACAAACTAGACTTTCAAAATCGAAGATTAAAAAAACGTTTAAACTTTTTTTAATTAGTGTAATACCTTCCTTTAAGAAATTATTTGAGGATTCAGTTGACTTTATTAAAATCCGGAGTCATCTTGGTTATAATGTCAAATTAACACCTAAAACTGTTTTAATAGATTCTTTAATAGGTAGCTATACATATGTTTCTCAAAATGCAACATTTAAAAATACTATTGTAGGTAAATTTTGTTCCATTGGTCCAAACTTAATTTCAGGCTGGGGTGTTCACCCTACTATGGGAATTTCAACTCACCCTATGTTTTACTCATTAAATAAACAAAATGGGATAACGTTAAGCACTGAAAATAAATATAGAGAGAGTAAATTAATCACTATCGGTAATGATGTCTTTATTGGGATGAATGTTTTAATTCTAGATGGTGTGACTGTTGGTCATGGTGCAATAATAGGAGCAGGTACAGTTGTTTCAAAAGATGTCCCTCCATTTGCTATCGTAGTAGGTAATCCAATGCGTATTGTGAGATACAGACATTCTGATGATACAATTGAAGCATTACTGAAAATAAATTGGTGGGATTTTCCACCAGAAAAATTAAATGAAGTTGAAAAGTATTTCTTTGATTTAGAGAATTTTATTAATAATAACCTAAGTGAGTAA
- a CDS encoding glycosyltransferase family 2 protein produces the protein MSNLQNNIAKISIITINYNDLDGLKKTVESVQEQTYQDFEHIVIDGGSDDGSEVYIEKYSTRFNYSVSEPDTGVYNAMNKGIIQAQGEYLLFLNSGDSFYKKQSLENVINDIEPYDIAYCNQMVIGKDKKYLKTYPETLSFAYFLKDNIPHQATFMKKSLFENFGVYDEDLKIVADWKFFIDCICKHQVSYKYLNKTLVNFYLGGISSNPNNQRRMETEKQEILASNYKAFMQDLDNVLIYQQIINSLRRSRIIRLLVQLKFLNKF, from the coding sequence GTGAGTAACCTACAAAATAACATAGCTAAAATCTCCATAATCACAATAAACTATAACGACCTTGATGGTCTGAAGAAGACTGTGGAAAGTGTTCAAGAACAAACTTATCAAGATTTTGAGCACATTGTTATTGATGGTGGTTCAGATGATGGTAGTGAAGTTTATATAGAAAAATATAGTACTAGATTTAACTATTCTGTAAGTGAGCCAGATACTGGCGTGTATAACGCCATGAATAAAGGGATTATACAAGCGCAAGGGGAGTATTTACTTTTTTTGAATAGTGGGGATTCATTTTATAAAAAACAATCATTAGAAAATGTAATCAATGATATAGAACCATATGATATTGCCTATTGTAATCAGATGGTTATAGGAAAAGATAAAAAGTATTTGAAAACATATCCAGAAACTTTATCGTTTGCTTACTTCTTAAAAGATAATATCCCTCATCAAGCAACTTTTATGAAAAAAAGTTTGTTTGAAAATTTTGGAGTTTATGATGAGGATTTGAAAATAGTTGCAGATTGGAAATTCTTTATTGACTGTATTTGTAAACATCAAGTTTCATATAAGTACCTTAATAAAACGCTCGTTAATTTTTATTTAGGTGGTATTAGTTCTAATCCCAATAACCAACGACGTATGGAAACTGAAAAGCAAGAAATACTAGCTTCAAACTACAAGGCATTTATGCAAGATTTAGATAATGTGTTGATATATCAGCAAATAATAAATTCTCTAAGAAGATCTAGAATAATTCGATTACTAGTTCAGTTAAAATTTCTCAATAAATTTTAA